The sequence TGCATTGGCATTGATTCTTTGATAAGAAAGTGAAAATAGTGTTTAACGTTACACACAAGAGAAaggtacattataatatttagaggatgatatattatcatcataaataACCCAAGATCTTAAAATTTTCAAGACCCAGGATGCCTTAATCTTTAGACCAACCAACGGTCTTAGTTGATAAGTGTATGGATAAACTAATAACCAATTtcataattagaaaaaaaatatggacattataattaaaacctCTCAGATGTTATACTTTCATTTATGATTTCATAATGGCATGGTCAGGTGACCACAGCGTATAACACAGTGCATCtattaatacatattaataaaagtgaTTCCTAAATAACTACTGATTGTTATAGTTAGGTTCATATTACTACTTGACCTAAGTATTTAGCATAATATACACAAACCATTATTTGTCTATGCTAATTCTTCAGAACAGCTAAATCGGTTTTAACGGAATGTTGCAGAGAATATCGCTAGAGCAATAATAGCTTAAAGGTAAGTTTTTAGCCCACAGGAGATAACACTATAAAGTTCTTAATTCCCCCTGTGAAGTGTGTGAATGTTCGGGTAGTTATGATaaatttccgttttttttttgttttattctattttaagtttgcccttgactgcaatctcatctgttgGTAAgttatgacgcagtctaagatagaagcgggctaacctgatatgGGTATAATACTAAACCCATACCGCCGCGACTGTCCCCAAAGCTAAATTGCGTAACAAGCCACAGCCAAACTCTCCCACCAGCTAAAAGCACTAACTTTAGTAACAATATATGGggtataaaataagatatataaaattcaactaGGCTAAATATTATTACGATACTTTATAGGAATCTATATCAGAATAATGAAAGTTGTGATAATCTTACTGGGATGTAAAGTAGGTACATGCTGTGCCAGTCTGTCGTCCTTCAACATATGCAGAAGTGTTGTTTTGCCAGCATTGTCCAGTCCCAGGAATAACAGCTTTCCAGATTTTTTATACAGACCTGTACATAAATGTATCATTAAACACTTACTAGGAGAGAGGAGTATTATAGACACACCAGTGCTTTATACAGGTTTGCTGCGTGTTAATAGTCATTAGTGTCAGTAATATAGACCATTATCACATGTCACAAAAATCCAATCCTTGGCAATTTGTTGGTCCAATCTGAGTATCAAAGGAGTGCTCAATCCATATTAAATATGACACCTTTAAAACAAAGGGGCAGTtttagtacctacataaatcCCACACTAAATGAATAGGTTGATTTTTGTCAAACTTATGTAAGGaattataatagatataatGCTGCCAAATATGACAAAATATTAAGATATGGATGTCTTAGTTATAAAACATAAGAATTGCAACCTTGAAATTGATTCTCAGTAAATAAACTTGTTCTTATGATACAGTATTTTCCCTATGGATGTAATCTTTCTGAATTAttcacatacaattttaaatgagatgtaaaatattcattctatttaattaaaaggtCAACAAACATCAGGCAATATACGTATCATACAAAGTAACTGTGTCACTGTGAATAACAGATATTGCAATCTTATTGAccaaattaaacattataaatgagTTCATTTGAGTAAAAATCATACTTTCAATAGATTTATCTGTCTGTATATTACCCTAGCCCTTGCtcaatgtttataatatcagaATTTTACTTTTGGGTGTAGACAACTCTGTAGCAGAACAAATAGGGATAAAAACTTCACTGTACATATTATACTACACTCCCATCCTTCTAACCCGCACACTTCATACTACTACTATAAGATTaataatcctacttatattataaaagcgaatgtTTGTATGGATGGGTGGATGTGTGTTACAATTACGTACAATAACAACTGGACCAATTTGGAAGCAAGATACATATTTGATTAACACATAGGTAGTTTTTTATCCTGCAAAAATGTATGTTTCCAACTAGTCTCGCCCACATTCTTCGTCAACTTTGTTATTTTGGATTTTAACAAATCCTGTAAGAACCAtttgtttccctgggataaGGAAGCCTATGAAAGGATGGCCTTTCAACTAGCTCAatcccaaaaatcaagttgatttgttgCTAAATTAGGGTGTGAatgaaggacaaaaaaacaaacaaatacattgacatttataatattggtaaggatCCCAAGAAATTTATCATTACTGTTGAATCAAGACAAATATCGAAATAATAggtgtattattaaaaatacaattgtaTAATCAGCTGCAACATATAGTCTCtccatacaaatttttattGAATGTTTGCTTTTTTGGGAATGCATTAATGAAAAGCCTTCTTTGAACATTATTCGGAACAATAGCtaaacatttaaaatgattCCACCATCTCCCAGAAAAAAACTCACTCTGCCTATCAAAGCTGCCTTGAAATGCAAggtaatgtaataataaatgtaagtaaaaaTAGCACAAAACTACACaacttaaatttattacacAGATAATTCTAAACAGATCTTATGAGGCCAGGCCAGAGTTCAATAATATCTATCaactaataatacaaatatttggAGCAAATTATTTCTATGAAAAATAACAAGAATTCCTTAGACTTACCCAGAAATCCCAAGACGCCAGTAAACCAATCCCAGATAAACATTTTGAATCTGGAATGTGTGAATTTTTCGGTATTAATACTTTATCACAGTTCAAGCTCCTTCACAAAGAACTATATAATTTAATGATGACTCGCACTTCTCATTATTATCAATTACGTCGTTACatctatctataaaaaaacgtttcttaTTGCGAGACAGATGTTCACATATTCTTCAAGGAACATAGCAAGTGTAGTATTGCGATAATGAATTGAGTAATGTGAATGACTTATGACAGAACGTCATTTGCGTAGTTGAATCTTATAACAAAAATTCCCATTTCCTAACTTGTAGAACAGAAATACTCACTTATTAAAATTGTACTAGATTAACTAACACTAAAGGTAAGTTTATCACAAGGTTTCACACTTATTTGCAATATGTTTCGTCGCTAAAACCGACGATATTCTCAAATCTTTACGAATACGATGAATACTATCAATCTGTTGGCAACGAATGACGTATGCTACTTCCGGTAGTCTGTCACATTGTTCTACGTTTATGAAAGCgttcagtttaatttttaaagtcttTATTTATATTGGGATCTAGGGGCCATGCATCACTTTTGCAGTTTACCTTCTGTtaaaaagtttagtttttacCTTCTGCTTAAAAAACTGGTTTATGCTTTACAGAAGGCGTAAatcaattttgataaataaacctAACAAGCAATAAAGGAATAACGAATTTTACAGATTCTTAGcactaacaattttatttaggcATTTAACAAATTCAGCTAAGGTGTATTGAGCAATCGCAGTTGTTTTGTAAAGAGTCCCAAAGTTCCAAATGAAAAAAAGACCTGTGCAAATCACACGCAGTAAAAGTATAACTTTTGAAAAGTAGTTTACGAGAAATTGATATTTGAGATAAAGAGTACCAGTAGTATTGTGATAAAAGTAGGGTTTATTCTTTTCcagcttaaaaaatatttaatattttaatgtaaaatattatattgacggccgagtggcgcagtgggcagcgaccctgctttctgagtccaaagtcgtgggttcgattcccataactggaaaatgtttgtgtgatgaacatgaatgtttttcagtgtctgggtgttcatctgtatattataagcatttatgtgtattacattcataaaaaatattcatcagcacaCATCAcataataacacaagctacgcttactttggggctagatgtgtattgtcgtgtatATTATTGCGTTATGGATAATAAGATGACtgtggatatttttatttttataaatacaagaTATAGGTACGTACATAAATCCTACATTATCGTGAagcattttcattttaaataccaAGTTTATAAGCTTTGATCAGTGTTGCTATAGTAGGTtactaatttattatagaaacacTGATCAAATTTGAAACTGAAACGTCAACTCACAACTGTCAAATTGTCTTTCTTGTTTTGACAGCTTTCAAAGCTAAaggtattgaattttattttacgaaaAATTCAGTGTTAATTGTGGATAATAATGGAATATTTATAGCAATCAATAGATTAGTGTTCGTTTTAATATTTGTGAAACATATTACGATAAATCTTGTGCGGATTGCAGAGATTTTTTAAGGTTATAAAAGTGCTGTATAAGTGTTGTTATTTGCAGGCTTAAGCCATGGCACCCAGGAAAAATAAAGTTGCTAAAGAGGAGGTCCAGGTGACTCTCGGCCCTCAGCATCTGGTCGGCGAGACCGTGTTCGGAGTGGCTCACATTTTCGCCTCGTTCAATGACACATTCGTTCACGTTACCGACTTGTCTGGCCGGGAAACAATTGCCAGGGTAACCGGGGGCATGAAGGTGAAGGCTGACCGTGACGAGGCCTCGCCCTATGCCGCTATGTTGGCCGCTCAGGTAGTATTTCCGTTCAGTTGAATGTAAACAGTAATCGTTAATTATAACCTCACTTTCAAAACAttgaagttaaaaattaaaaatgaattcaaTCTATTCAGAAGGAGGATTTAATTCATACAGGCGGTCTGTCGTAAAATTGTCACATCATCAACAAAACATTTGAAGACATTATGTAGTGCCAACCCCACATATCGTGGAATATAAGCAAGAAGTAGAGAGAAGATGAATTTATAACGAAACAGAACTTTTGTAGTCTGCTACTAAATTTCTGTCAAAACATGATCTCGTTAGGgtctaaactaatattttagtGATGATACAATTTGTTTGTCTCGGAACTTAGTGTCTGTAGAAGTGAAGAGTTTGGCTGCTGCTAGTTCAATGATAACCATCACTATTTAGTTCTAAGTATATTCCTATATAAACTGTAGCTTGAGCGGACAGAGTAGATTATATTATCTCAAAATTTTGTAATCATGGTACTAAGTCATGTTTGTAAAATATGGTATAAGTATAAAACCTAATAAGGAATGGATGGAGGCTAGCCCCTACCAttgtagactgcatcatgacttgcCACCATCTGTGTGATTGCAAACATGAACTACTTTATTGTGGTgtaaaaagaatttttaaatttcaggaTGTTGCTGAAAAGTGCAAGACCTTAGGTATCACAGC comes from Pararge aegeria chromosome 9, ilParAegt1.1, whole genome shotgun sequence and encodes:
- the LOC120626624 gene encoding 40S ribosomal protein S14, with protein sequence MAPRKNKVAKEEVQVTLGPQHLVGETVFGVAHIFASFNDTFVHVTDLSGRETIARVTGGMKVKADRDEASPYAAMLAAQDVAEKCKTLGITALHIKLRATGGNKTKTPGPGAQSALRALARSNMKIGRIEDVTPVPSDSTRRKGGRRGRRL